One Nicotiana sylvestris chromosome 12, ASM39365v2, whole genome shotgun sequence genomic window carries:
- the LOC138883274 gene encoding uncharacterized protein produces MSRKAESIGNLTYLPAIERPLAIDVQVLDNRFVGLDVSEPSQVFACVLIQLSLFEGIKARQFDYPHLLVLKDTMQWGGDKEVVIRHNGVMRLQGRICVLNIDGLRELILEVAYNFCYSIHPGVTKMYHDLKQYYWWRRMKKDIVAYVSRCLIINR; encoded by the coding sequence ATGAGTAGGAAGGCTGAGAGCATAGGCAATTTGACATATTTACCGGCAATAGAGAGGCCACTAGCCATAGATGTTCAGGTTTTGGACAATCGGTTCGTGGGgttggatgtttcggagcctagccAAGTTTTTGCTTGTGTTTTGATACAGTTATCGCTGTTTGAGGGTATCAAGGCTCGCCAGTTTGATTATCCTCACTTGTTGGTGTTGAAAGACACGATGCAGTGGGGTGGTGACAAGGAGGTTGTGATTAGACATAATGGTGTTATGCGACTTCAGGGCCGTATTTGTGTTCTAAATATTGATGGATTGAGAGAGCTGATCCTTGAGGTGGCTTACAATTTTTGCTATTCCATTCACCCAGGTGTCACGAAGATGTACCATGACTTGAAACAAtactattggtggcggagaatgaagaaagatattgttgctTATGTCTCTCGGTGTTTGATTATCAATAGGTGA